The sequence CGTCGAGTACACCGGCACCGCCCTTACCGCCATCCTCAAGCAACCTCCGCAGTCCAACCGCGCCAATGTCTTCGACATCGTGAAGCGGCTCTATCGTCAAAGGTTCAATCTCGACGTCCTGCCCTCGCTCGGCTTCGACAACAGTTTCGCCATGGTTATGCGCGCCGACGAAGCGCATCAATACAACTTGCGCACGCTCTCCGACCTCGCCGCCGTCGCGCCGCACATGCGCATGGGCGTCGGTTACGAATTCCTCGAACGTCCCGACGGCTACCAGGGCCTCGTCAAGACCTATGGACTTCGTTTCGCCGAACCACCGCGCGTCATGGATCTCGGCCTGCTCTATCGCGCACTCGAGGCCAGGCAGGTAGACATCGTCGCCGGTTCAAATACTGACGGCCTCATTGCGGCACTCGGCTGCGTCGTCCTCGAAGACGACAAACATTACTTTCCGCCATACGAAGCCGTGCCCATCGTTCGCCCGCAAACCCTGCAACTACACCCGCAAGTTCGCACAGCGCTCAACGCCCTCACCGGGCGCATCACCGCCGAAGACATGCGGCACCTGAATTACGCTGTGGATGGTGAAAAGAAGGATGCGGCGCAGGTTGTCGCCGAATTTCTGCGCCAACGCAACCTGCTTACGTAACTCGACGGGTGTGTCTTTCAATCGTCAATGAGAAAACTGTCAATCACAACGAGGAGCGCCTCTCCCCAAACACCTTCACGAATTTCGCCGAATTTCCTCAAACTCCTGCTGCAACCGCTCTCGCCACCGCTGTCCGAATCCCGCTGGCAACTCAAACCGCTTCTCGTCCGCGATCAGCACCAGCACGTTATGCGTGCTGTCCAGCAGCAGAGCGCAGTGTTGGCACTGCTCCAGGTGGGCGTCGATCAG comes from Terriglobia bacterium and encodes:
- a CDS encoding glycine betaine ABC transporter substrate-binding protein, with product MDRRAFLFSIAGLSLAACTSRKNQVSIGSKNFTEQLILGEMLAQTIEHYAHLPIERRFYLAGTYICQQAILAGRVDMYVEYTGTALTAILKQPPQSNRANVFDIVKRLYRQRFNLDVLPSLGFDNSFAMVMRADEAHQYNLRTLSDLAAVAPHMRMGVGYEFLERPDGYQGLVKTYGLRFAEPPRVMDLGLLYRALEARQVDIVAGSNTDGLIAALGCVVLEDDKHYFPPYEAVPIVRPQTLQLHPQVRTALNALTGRITAEDMRHLNYAVDGEKKDAAQVVAEFLRQRNLLT
- a CDS encoding zf-HC2 domain-containing protein yields the protein MKISLSCAEVRREISNYLDGDVTPALRSLIDAHLEQCQHCALLLDSTHNVLVLIADEKRFELPAGFGQRWRERLQQEFEEIRRNS